The Metarhizium brunneum chromosome 5, complete sequence sequence ATCCGCCGAGGCGATTTACAGAAAGCTTTTCAGAAGGTGGAGGGCTTGATGTGCAAGCTGCGAGACGAGAACAAAGACATTGCTCTACGTGTGAAGCTTCTTCTCATGAAGGTCGCTTTGTTAGACAAATGCGGTCGCCCTCAAAGAGCCTTTTCAACAGCAGTCCGTGCCACAAACATAGCATGGCGTGCACGGCTGATTCCTTGCCTCTGGCAAGCCATCGGCGCCTTGTCCAATATCCTCGTATCTTTGGGCGAGTTCGAAGCAGCTATACAGCTCCTTGTTGCAGTTTTACCTCGGGCTTTGGAGTGCGAATCATCGTCTCTCTCAGCTCAGCTTTACTCATTTCTTGCAGACGCAAATATGGGCATGGCGGGAAATATGCCCGCAAAGTCGAGCAAGCGAACCGAACACATGACTAGAGCATTATCGGCCGTGCAAAAGGCGTTTGATCACTACTCGGCAATCGAGGACATCAAAGGCCAATGCGAAATgatggccaagaaggcaaTGATTATGAAGTTGACGGGGGAAGTGGCATTGGCTGCAGACTATGCAGCGGCCTACGTGGAGCTGCAGAGGACAGCAGAGTCATTGAGGCTTGGACGGTGATGATTCATGAATACGACTGTTGCAAATATTGATTGCGTAAATGTACACTTGTTTGTACAGGACGGCTATTGTACCGCTGCATGTGGATAGATACCTTGTCAACACCCCCTAGACAAACCCTATAACCACGATGAAAACCCTAAGCCTCGCCAAGGGTATTCAAGTCAAGCTTCTGATAATCCAATAACTAGTTTCCTTTTCTCGTAGAGATCTCTGAATGTTTGCATGAGGAATTGCTTTCCATCTGCCCGTCCACGCTCGTCTACCACTGGATCTCCTCTCCCCGCTTATTCTTCAACTCACTGGCCCCCGACTTCACCACGGTCGCGTCTTCAGCAACCTCATTCGTAGCCCATACCTTTTCTATGCACAGTTCAAACGGGCCCTCAACGCGGTCCGTCAGCCCGATGCCCACGGTTCTTACTTTCTGTCTTAATATCTCTGTTTGCGGCTCCACCACAAACCCATGGTTTGTCCTCACAAAATCATTCCACTTAATTATGATAGTCTCCCACTGACCGGGCCGCTTCGCAAATAAGCGATGCTGATGCAAATCCGTGGGCTCCACCGCCTCGGTCTGCAAATTGACAAAATATGATCTGCCGTCAGACTTGATACGCAAAGCAAGATAGGCATATGGGTCGATGTCCCACACCGAACGGCCAAATAGGGTCGGTCGCTGATCAGGAGTGCGAAACGCCGCGTATCCGCTGCGCTGGATGGTTGGGCGATCCGCAGGGAGGGAGGTAGATATTTGGCCGTGGAAGCGGGCGTATGACGACGGAGACGAGGAGCCGGCTGGGTTTGAAGGTGAGTTGGTGGTGTCGGTAGATATGAAGTCGAGGTGACTTTTTGAAGAGCCCCCAATCAAGTCATCAGACATGAGGATGCAGTCTTGTATTGAGGCGGCGCTGTTGAATTCGTATAAACCTCGCGGGCCGAGCGGTCCCTTCACGGCTTCCATCTTCAGGGCTGATCAACGGTCAGCCAGTACTGATGCATATAGCGCAGAGAATATAGCCGTAGTATACGAACCTATGCTAGTACGCCTGCGCAGCTCATCCACGCTACGACCTAGCAAGCCCTTCCCCAGAAGCGGCGTCGTAACCTTCATCATGTCGCACGTCCAGAGGATGTTCGCGGGGTGGTGAATTGCTGAGCGACAGCTGCCCAGTCAGAGCCAATTGGCTCACCGGCTCTCCAAGAACATGGGATGACAGTATAATAAAAGCTGCGTTTATTGCTGGCGTCGCACGTGCCGTGGCGGCGAAAAGCTGTTGCGACAAATGTGATGACGTTGAAATTAACCTGAACGGAGCTCGTGGAAGTTGGGAGATGCTAAATTCGCACCAATTAACCTGGTGTGGATCTATCATAGTTGCATGCCATCCACCAAGTCCATGTCGCTTTTCGCACGCATTTACCCTGTGCTTCGGCAGGGGGGATTAATTTAATCCGCACTCAGAACTTCTCTGCTCCAACAatttccatcatcaccagttGCCGAGCTCGACCACGCCAACGGCCGGGCAAACTCCGTCGCAACGCCCCAATCGAAGGCCTGTTGCGAGCTTGCGACATACTGACTTGCTCGAGCAACTCTTCACCATGGCGTCGCTAACTCCAGCATGGCGAGCTGGCTCCTCACACCCGCTGCGACGTGCCATCGCGGGACCCTTGGCAATTCACAGCACAAGACGCTATGCGTCCATGCCTGGCAGGAACAAAATTATTCGAGAAATGGATCGAGCTTCTCGTCAGAGTTCAAATAAaatggccaaggagcagagCATGTCGAATATGCAAAAGCTTGCGAATGCCGAATACTTTAAAGATGGCGGTGGTCCTCTTTTTCCCGGTCCGTTGACATCCACAAGCGAGATTTGCCCAGTTATTAAATAATAGCCAAAAGAAACTAACATGTAGATGCTCTCTCAGGCACATTCGTCTCCCTTCCGCTATCACAGTACCCCAAATCTCCCTCCGAACTCCTCCAATACCAAGTCGCCCGCATGAAGCACTGGCTCATCTGCGCGACCTCAGTCCTCAACTTCAAGCTCAAGTCGATGCCCAACTGGACGACGCGGCCGAAATGGAAAGCCCGCCGGGGCAAGATTGCACCCACAGCCAAAGCCATGTACCGCGACATGCTcgaggcctttgccgccggcgacaaggtcacCCTCAACAAGATTTGCCTCGGGGAGttcgccaagaagctcaGCGCGGCCATTGATCGCCGTGACCCCAAGGAGCGCGTGCGTTTCGAGGTTGTCAAGTACAACAAGGGCCTGTTTTATCCCAGGCTGATGTCTCATCAGATCCACGAGGTGAATCCCTTTGACAAGACCATGGTTACCGAGCAGGCGGTCGTGGCGATTGCGTCGACGCAGCAGGCGTCCAAGATGAGCGCTGTCACGGGCGAGACGGTCCCGGGAAGCCTGAAGCTGCAGGATAAGATTGAGTACGTCGTGCTGTCGAGACAGGCGAACCAGAAGACTTTTGAGACGACGCCCTGGCGCATATGGGGGACCACTTCGGTAACGACGTTGGACGCCTACCTGCGGGAGAAGGCTGTCATAGACAAGGAGCAGGCCAGGCGGGCGGGGTGGACGGATTCGGCTCCCAAGTAAATTTAGAAGAACTGGGGTGAGAAATTCTTGGGAAAGCGCATGGGATGGCATTATGCGGGGAGGTGGCGGTTGAAAATGTAAATTAAACGTGGACTTTGTCACGATCTTTTTGTACCTGTACCATACCATCTTGCATTGGGAGCGAAAATGGACAAGTTGCGGGTTGGACACGTTATATGTTTCTCCCATCCAGCATTTGTATTATTGGTATCATACCATACTATACTCACATCTATAGTCTAATCTCTCCATCATGCTGAACCATGTCAGGCTAGCACCTGACTGTGCTGTGCACGCCAACCAAATGCTCCCTTATGTCCTTGAccacggcgatgatgacgacgagcgCTACGCTCAACAAATGGACCACGTCCCTCCCACGCCGAGTCTTTGCAGATTGCTAAGCCCTAAAAGAACTTGCCTGCCTTGGAGGAGGCAATTACAACTTCATCCGGCATTTCGGAGTCGCTAACCGTACGGGTCATAAGGGGTCGATCAAGTGCATCAAAGCGCTCACGGCGGAGCCTGGCCTTGATATATTGGAATGACAAGCGAAGGGCGAGAGCCCCAAAGCCCCAAACAATACCTCCAACAGGGGCTGCGACAAATGCACCAAATGCGCTCCAATCATTGGCATACAGGCCATTCTGAACGAGCAGTAATTGGGCGCCTTGTTCGGCATCCTTGTAGTAAATAGCGCCAAATATGAAGACGGTCAAAATGCCACCCAAaccaccgacgacgacttcaAAGCCGCGCCACCAGTAGAGACGGTCGCTGAGACCAAGGCACAAGACGGGAATGGTAGCCGCGGAGAGCAGATCGCTGATGAGGTAGATCTGCAGGATGGATGATGCGCGGAGAGCAACCACCACGAcagggatgatgatgagcacAACCATGCCGCGGATGTACCAGATATTCAGGCGGTTGCGGAACAAGTCGTTGGAGGCGGAAGAAACCATGGCTGACTGCAGACTATCAAAGGCAGCTGTGCTGAGGGAGACAACCATGACGAGAATAATGCCGACAACCCAGCTGGGTagctgctgaagaagcagaaaaaaGGCCAATGAGCCCTCCTGCTCTGGTTCGCCTGGCCACGCGCCAGACCAAGCCGCAATCAAGCCAGAACAGCCGACAAGAGTGAGGATGCACAGGATAACCACCATGGCAACTGAGACGCCAACCCAAAGATCCTTGTCGGATTTGGACGAAAATGTTCGCAGCCAAAAATTGGACAGAAAGAAGTCGTTGGTGAGAACGGCAACGGGCAGGATGTACAGGAGCTGCCAACCAAGAAGGCTTGGCTCTAAGAGGTGCGACGAGTCTATGAGCTCACGTTTGATTTCCGTCTTGGCACCAACGGTGATGGTGgcaatgatgatgaggccaaCGACCATGCCGCCTTGGACGACGTCTGTGAGGAAAGAAATTTTGAAACCACCCAAAGCTGTGACACTGTTAGCATTCAATGCTATTCAAAATAGGACCAGGGGAGGGAGATTGTCTAACAGGTATAAATGGTAGTGATGACGCATTCGACGATAATAACGGGAAGACTATCAATCCCGGTCAATGTGCTCACGACTTGACCAAGAGCAGACAACTCTGCCACCATGTACAGGAACAATGTAACCAGGGTCATGAAGCTGAGGTACAACATGGCAACTGTCCCGTAGCGTTGTCGTGTCCACTCTGTCAAGACGAAACCCTCAG is a genomic window containing:
- the cia30 gene encoding Complex I intermediate-associated protein 30 encodes the protein MKVTTPLLGKGLLGRSVDELRRRTSIALKMEAVKGPLGPRGLYEFNSAASIQDCILMSDDLIGGSSKSHLDFISTDTTNSPSNPAGSSSPSSYARFHGQISTSLPADRPTIQRSGYAAFRTPDQRPTLFGRSVWDIDPYAYLALRIKSDGRSYFVNLQTEAVEPTDLHQHRLFAKRPGQWETIIIKWNDFVRTNHGFVVEPQTEILRQKVRTVGIGLTDRVEGPFELCIEKVWATNEVAEDATVVKSGASELKNKRGEEIQW